One part of the Cyprinus carpio isolate SPL01 chromosome B12, ASM1834038v1, whole genome shotgun sequence genome encodes these proteins:
- the atad1b gene encoding outer mitochondrial transmembrane helix translocase, whose amino-acid sequence MVLKEIPTENITRPLGRNEVIGLLFRLTIFGAVTYFTIKWMVDAIDPTRKQKVEAQKQAEKLMRQIGVQNVKLSEYEMSIAAHLVDPLTMQITWHDIAGLDEVITELKDTVILPIQKRHLFEGSRLLQPPKGVLLYGPPGCGKTLIAKATAKEAGFRFINLQPSTLTDKWYGESQKLAAAVFSLAIKLQPSIIFIDEIDSFLRSRSSSDHEATAMMKAQFMSLWDGLDTDYNCQVIIMGATNRPQDLDSAILRRMPTRFHINQPNVKQRKDILKLILENENVECAVDFGEIAKQTDGFSGSDLREMCRDAALLCVREFVHQESPDEDFIRPIKQEDLQRAIEKMRKSKSAGVQEAFMHVPLD is encoded by the exons ATGGTATTGAAAGAGATTCCAACAGAAAATATCACTCGCCCTTTGGGCCGTAACGAGGTCATAGGTTTACTCTTTCGCCTCACAATATTTGGTGCCGtcacatattttacaataaagtgGATGGTGGATGCTATAGATCCGACAAGAAAACAGAAAGTTGAGGCACAAAAACAG GCAGAGAAACTCATGCGGCAGATAGGAGTGCAGAATGTGAAGCTTTCTGAATATGAGATGAGCATTGCAGCTCATCTTGTGGATCCATTGACTATGCAG ATTACATGGCATGACATTGCAGGTCTGGATGAAGTCATTACTGAACTGAAAGATACTGTTATACTTCCGATCCAGAAGAGACATCTGTTTGAAGGATCCAGGCTTCTTCAGCCACCCAAAG GTGTGTTGCTGTATGGGCCTCCAGGCTGTGGGAAAACTCTTATAGCCAAAGCTACCGCCAAAGAGGCTGGATTCCGCTTCATTAATCTGCAGCCTTCCACTCTCACTGACAAATGGTATGGAGAATCCCAGAAACTAGCTGCAGCCGTGTTTTCACTGGCCATCAAGTTACAACCTTCTATTATCTTCATCGATGAGATTG ATTCCTTTTTGAGGAGTCGCTCAAGTTCAGACCATGAGGCCACCGCCATGATGAAGGCTCAGTTCATGAGCTTATGGGACGGCCTGGATACTGACTACAACTGCCAG GTCATAATAATGGGAGCCACCAATCGGCCACAAGATCTTGATTCTGCTATACTCCGAAGGATGCCAACAAGATTCCACATCAATCAGCCT aatGTCAAGCAGAGGAAAGACATATTAAAACTAATCCTGGAGAATGAGAAT GTTGAGTGTGCTGTGGACTTTGGTGAAATTGCAAAACAGACTGATGGGTTCTCAGGAAGTGACCTCAGAGAGATGTGCCGAGATGCTGCTCTGCTTTGTGTGCGTGAATTTGTGCACCAAGAAAG TCCAGATGAAGACTTCATCCGCCCAATCAAGCAGGAAGACTTGCAGAGGGCAATCGAGAAGATGAGGAAGTCCAAATCTGCTGGAGTGCAAGAGGCGTTTATGCATGTACCACTGGACTGA
- the minpp1b gene encoding multiple inositol polyphosphate phosphatase 1b isoform X2, producing the protein MVSVIRHGTRYPTTKNVKKIARLFDLVVSQASGSASWLNDIKIWKMWYTEDMDGRLVEKGRYDHRHLAVRLAQSFPTLISEDHLRANRIEFITSSKHRCVDSVKAFQEGLHQLWDVQDMDYKHYVDDSLMRFFDHCEKFVESVEKNKTALKEVERFKSSAEMDAVRRKISNRLQIPYDQFTPDMAEAAFFLCSYEFAIKSENSPWCDLLDESDAQVLEYKNDLKQYWKRGYGHDINRKSSCPLFHDIFKRLDKAANDYRFGEVKKTATIQVGHGETLLPLLSLMSFYKDKKPLTAENFSSQHNRKFRTSQIVPYAANLVFVLYECSDGLRIQLFLNEKLMTFPNMNHSAPLYETVRKHYSKLLNGCDFNKECNVPQSNLRNTEL; encoded by the exons ATGGTGTCGGTTATACGTCACGGGACGCGCTATCCAACcaccaaaaatgtgaaaaagatcgCGCGATTGTTTGATCTGGTCGTGTCTCAGGCGTCGGGTTCAGCCTCATGGCTAAATGATATTAAGATTTGGAAGATGTGGTACACTGAAGATATGGACGGCAGACTGGTGGAGAAAGGGCGCTATGACCACAGGCATTTGGCTGTGAGACTGGCACAGTCGTTCCCCACTTTGATTTCTGAGGATCATCTCCGTGCCAACCGCATTGAGTTCATCACCAGCTCCAAGCATCGCTGTGTTGATAGTGTCAAAGCTTTTCAGGAGGGTCTTCACCAACTCTGGGATGTTCAGG ATATGGATTACAAACACTATGTGGATGATTCACTCATGAGATTCTTTGACCATTGCGAGAAATTTGTTGAAAGtgttgagaaaaacaaaacagctttgaaGGAGGTAGAACGCTTTAAATCTTCAGCAGAAATGGATGCAGTACGGAGGAAAATATCCAATCGCCTTCAGATTCCATACGATCAGTTCACCCCAG ATATGGCAGAGGCAGCTTTCTTTTTGTGTTCCTATGAGTTTGCCATCAAATCAGAGAACTCCCCCTGGTGTGATCTGCTGGATGAGTCTGACGCTCAA GTCCTGGAGTACAAAAATGACCTGAAACAGTACTGGAAGAGGGGATATGGACATGACATCAACCGTAAATCCAGCTGCCCTCTCTTTCATGATATTTTCAAGCGTCTTGATAAGGCTGCTAATGACTACAG ATTTGGAGAGGTAAAAAAGACTGCCACCATCCAGGTTGGACATGGTGAAACCCTGCTGCCTCTGCTCTCTCTGATGTCCTTCTATAAGGATAAAAAACCTTTAACTGCAGAGAATTTTTCATCGCAGCACAACCGCAAATTCCGCACCAGTCAGATTGTACCTTATGCTGCAAACTTAGTCTTTGTCCTGTACGAATGCAGTGATGGACTCAGAATACAGTTGTTTCTCAATGAGAAGTTAATGACCTTTCCCAACATGAACCATTCGGCTCCACTGTATGAAACGGTCAGAAAGCATTACTCAAAGCTCCTTAATGGCTGTGATTTTAATAAGGAATGTAATGTGCCTCAGTCAAACCTCAGGAACACTGAACTTTGA
- the LOC122139087 gene encoding dual specificity phosphatase 29-like codes for MWNGCWCQTGCEKCFLKYRVKPIGVSAQPDPEPLCVPGPEVDLADAQQLCLSAPSGPEPQVTTDTQETQVTTELSMLHNHFLVNIFQMELHMWKCKVHWTPATEVWPNVFIGNEETAMDRAKLKEMGISHILNTAAYKEYLQGKIDTRAVITYYGVLVMDGHRFDISKDLFPASEFIHKTLSNTENKLLVHCIDGDSHSATLFSGVHDDPQ; via the exons atgtggaatggttgttggtgccagacgggctgtgAAAAATGCTTCCTGAAATACAGAGTGAAGCCCATCGGGGTCTCAGCACAGCCTGATCCAGAGCCACTGTGTGTCCCAGGACCTGAAGTGGATCTGGCTGATGCACAACAGTTGTGTCTCTCAGCTCCAAGTGGTCCAGAGCCTCAAGTGACAACAGACACTCAGGAAACTCAAGTGACAACTGAGTTGTCAATGTTACACAACCATTTCCTTGTAAACATTTTCCAAATGGAGCTTCACATGTGGAAATGTAAAGTGCACTGGACACCTGCCACTGAGGTCTGGCCTAATGTCTTCATTGGAAATGA AGAGACAGCAATGGACAGAGCCAAACTGAAGGAGATGGGTATTAGCCACATCCTGAACACTGCGGCATACAAGGAATACCTGCAAGGAAAGATCGATACAAGGGCAGTCATCACTTACTACGGTGTGCTTGTAATGGATGGACACAGGTTTGATATCAGCAAGGACTTATTCCCAGCTTCAGAATTCATCCACAAGACCCTGAGTAACACAGAAA ATAAGTTGTTAGTGCACTGCATAGATGGTGATAGCCACTCCGCCACATTGTTTTCTGGCGTACATGATGATCCCcaataa
- the minpp1b gene encoding multiple inositol polyphosphate phosphatase 1b isoform X1: MKTTYFLANFFITSLSVMVGLSFSKLARPTIPAIAHHFGTKGRYEEVNPHLLDDILFVNKSLVAPPSLDCRAIHMVSVIRHGTRYPTTKNVKKIARLFDLVVSQASGSASWLNDIKIWKMWYTEDMDGRLVEKGRYDHRHLAVRLAQSFPTLISEDHLRANRIEFITSSKHRCVDSVKAFQEGLHQLWDVQDMDYKHYVDDSLMRFFDHCEKFVESVEKNKTALKEVERFKSSAEMDAVRRKISNRLQIPYDQFTPDMAEAAFFLCSYEFAIKSENSPWCDLLDESDAQVLEYKNDLKQYWKRGYGHDINRKSSCPLFHDIFKRLDKAANDYRFGEVKKTATIQVGHGETLLPLLSLMSFYKDKKPLTAENFSSQHNRKFRTSQIVPYAANLVFVLYECSDGLRIQLFLNEKLMTFPNMNHSAPLYETVRKHYSKLLNGCDFNKECNVPQSNLRNTEL; the protein is encoded by the exons atgaaaacaaCTTATTTTCTCGCGAACTTTTTTATCACTTCTTTGAGCGTTATGGTTGGTTTGTCATTCTCTAAACTTGCCAGGCCAACGATACCGGCGATAGCGCATCACTTTGGGACAAAAGGCAGGTACGAGGAAGTGAACCCACATCTATTAGATGAcattttgtttgtaaacaaatcactGGTAGCTCCCCCCTCTCTAGATTGCCGTGCCATTCATATGGTGTCGGTTATACGTCACGGGACGCGCTATCCAACcaccaaaaatgtgaaaaagatcgCGCGATTGTTTGATCTGGTCGTGTCTCAGGCGTCGGGTTCAGCCTCATGGCTAAATGATATTAAGATTTGGAAGATGTGGTACACTGAAGATATGGACGGCAGACTGGTGGAGAAAGGGCGCTATGACCACAGGCATTTGGCTGTGAGACTGGCACAGTCGTTCCCCACTTTGATTTCTGAGGATCATCTCCGTGCCAACCGCATTGAGTTCATCACCAGCTCCAAGCATCGCTGTGTTGATAGTGTCAAAGCTTTTCAGGAGGGTCTTCACCAACTCTGGGATGTTCAGG ATATGGATTACAAACACTATGTGGATGATTCACTCATGAGATTCTTTGACCATTGCGAGAAATTTGTTGAAAGtgttgagaaaaacaaaacagctttgaaGGAGGTAGAACGCTTTAAATCTTCAGCAGAAATGGATGCAGTACGGAGGAAAATATCCAATCGCCTTCAGATTCCATACGATCAGTTCACCCCAG ATATGGCAGAGGCAGCTTTCTTTTTGTGTTCCTATGAGTTTGCCATCAAATCAGAGAACTCCCCCTGGTGTGATCTGCTGGATGAGTCTGACGCTCAA GTCCTGGAGTACAAAAATGACCTGAAACAGTACTGGAAGAGGGGATATGGACATGACATCAACCGTAAATCCAGCTGCCCTCTCTTTCATGATATTTTCAAGCGTCTTGATAAGGCTGCTAATGACTACAG ATTTGGAGAGGTAAAAAAGACTGCCACCATCCAGGTTGGACATGGTGAAACCCTGCTGCCTCTGCTCTCTCTGATGTCCTTCTATAAGGATAAAAAACCTTTAACTGCAGAGAATTTTTCATCGCAGCACAACCGCAAATTCCGCACCAGTCAGATTGTACCTTATGCTGCAAACTTAGTCTTTGTCCTGTACGAATGCAGTGATGGACTCAGAATACAGTTGTTTCTCAATGAGAAGTTAATGACCTTTCCCAACATGAACCATTCGGCTCCACTGTATGAAACGGTCAGAAAGCATTACTCAAAGCTCCTTAATGGCTGTGATTTTAATAAGGAATGTAATGTGCCTCAGTCAAACCTCAGGAACACTGAACTTTGA